In Mytilus edulis chromosome 6, xbMytEdul2.2, whole genome shotgun sequence, the following proteins share a genomic window:
- the LOC139526129 gene encoding short-chain collagen C4-like isoform X1, producing MKLFAILLVLVVLSCFTQQVLSKHNNGKSCNSCNRYEGAIYTRWGRKDCTGTGTELVYEGFAGGARYSQFAAAVNYVCLPHDPDFYDGDVSMSPFGHMNSMYGAEYEDNYFGPNMFQKDVPCAVCRATKASSIMMIPGKSRCPRTWKREYYGRLAAGGDDGHGKFAASEYVCVDYSPIALEGGEADENGKLFVPVKAVCGPLRCPPYKNNAFLTCAVCSK from the exons atgaaactATTCGCAATCTTGTTGGTATTAGTCGTACTGTCTTGTTTTACTCAACAGGTCTTAAGCAAACATA aTAATGGTAAAAGCTGTAACAGTTGTAATCGTTATGAAG GTGCGATTTATACACGATGGGGGAGAAAGGACTGTACAGGAACTGGCACTGAATTAGTATATGAAG GGTTTGCTGGAGGAGCTCGATATTCGCAGTTCGCAGCAGCAGTAAATTATGTATGCCTACCACACGACCCAGACTTTTATGATGGAGACGTATCTATGAGTCCATTTGGTCATATGAATTCTATGTATGGCGCAGAGTATGAAGATAATTATTTCGGTCCAAACATGTTTCAGAAGGACGTCCCATGCGCTGTATGTAGAGCTACCAAAGCATCCTCTATTATGATGATACCAGGGAAATCGAGATGCCCTAGGACATGGAAACGAGAATATTATGGAAGACTCGCTGCTGGAGGCGATGACGGGCATGGAAAATTTGCAGCTTCCGAATATGTTTGCGTTGATTACAGTCCTATCGCCTTAGAAGGTGGAGAAGCCGACGAAAATGGAAAGTTATTTGTTCCTGTAAAAGCTGTTTGTGGTCCACTGAGGTGTCCACCGTATAAGAATAATGCATTCTTAACCTGTGCTgtttgttcaaaataa
- the LOC139526129 gene encoding short-chain collagen C4-like isoform X2, whose product MSQKNNGKSCNSCNRYEGAIYTRWGRKDCTGTGTELVYEGFAGGARYSQFAAAVNYVCLPHDPDFYDGDVSMSPFGHMNSMYGAEYEDNYFGPNMFQKDVPCAVCRATKASSIMMIPGKSRCPRTWKREYYGRLAAGGDDGHGKFAASEYVCVDYSPIALEGGEADENGKLFVPVKAVCGPLRCPPYKNNAFLTCAVCSK is encoded by the exons ATGAGCCAGAAGA aTAATGGTAAAAGCTGTAACAGTTGTAATCGTTATGAAG GTGCGATTTATACACGATGGGGGAGAAAGGACTGTACAGGAACTGGCACTGAATTAGTATATGAAG GGTTTGCTGGAGGAGCTCGATATTCGCAGTTCGCAGCAGCAGTAAATTATGTATGCCTACCACACGACCCAGACTTTTATGATGGAGACGTATCTATGAGTCCATTTGGTCATATGAATTCTATGTATGGCGCAGAGTATGAAGATAATTATTTCGGTCCAAACATGTTTCAGAAGGACGTCCCATGCGCTGTATGTAGAGCTACCAAAGCATCCTCTATTATGATGATACCAGGGAAATCGAGATGCCCTAGGACATGGAAACGAGAATATTATGGAAGACTCGCTGCTGGAGGCGATGACGGGCATGGAAAATTTGCAGCTTCCGAATATGTTTGCGTTGATTACAGTCCTATCGCCTTAGAAGGTGGAGAAGCCGACGAAAATGGAAAGTTATTTGTTCCTGTAAAAGCTGTTTGTGGTCCACTGAGGTGTCCACCGTATAAGAATAATGCATTCTTAACCTGTGCTgtttgttcaaaataa